One window of the Saccopteryx leptura isolate mSacLep1 chromosome 9, mSacLep1_pri_phased_curated, whole genome shotgun sequence genome contains the following:
- the LOC136380462 gene encoding interferon lambda-1-like, giving the protein MAAAWFLVLMAWGLGLAGGGPVPTFNPPSMEKGCDIGKFKHLPPTEWKAFKTAKDALENSLKNQSCSSCLFPRHWKLTQLQVWECPVAMEAELALTLKVLETMAASSLGDILDQPLHTLRHIHAKLQACVPAQSTAGPRAPGQLQRWLHQLQETPNKVSQDCLEATVTFNLFRLLTRDLNCVARGDLCV; this is encoded by the exons ATGGCTGCAGCATGGTTCCTGGTGCTGATGGCCTGGGGTCTGGGCTTGGCAGGTGGAGGTCCTGTCCCCACCTTCAATCCTCCCTCAATGGAGAAGGGCTGTGACATTGGCAAATTTAAACATCTGCCACCAACCGAGTGGAAGGCCTTCAAGACAGCCAAGGATGCCTTG GAAAATTCACTGAAAAACCAGAGCTGCAGCTcctgcctcttccccaggcactgGAAACTGACACAGCTACAA gTGTGGGAGTGCCCTGTGGCCATGGAGGCTGAGCTGGCCCTGACACTGAAGGTCCTGGAGACCATGGCTGCCTCATCCCTTGGGGACATCCTGGACCAGCCCCTTCACACTCTGCGCCACATCCACGCCAAGCTTCAGGCCTGT GTCCCAGCTCAGTCCACAGCAGGCCCCAGGGCTCCTGGTCAACTCCAGCGCTGGCTGCACCAGCTCCAGGAGACCCCAAACAAG GTTTCTCAAGACTGCCTTGAAGCCACTGTCACATTCAACCTCTTCCGCCTCCTCACGCGGGACCTGAATTGTGTTGCCAGGGGAGATCTGTGTGTCTGA